The Piliocolobus tephrosceles isolate RC106 chromosome 16, ASM277652v3, whole genome shotgun sequence DNA window NNNNNNNNNNNNNNNNNNNNNNNNNNNNNNNNNNNNNNNNNNNNNNNNNNNNNNNNNNNNNNNNNNNNNNNNNNNNNNNNNNNNNNNNNNNNNNNNNNNNNNNNNNNNNNNNNNNNNNNNNNNNNNNNNNNNNNNNNNNNNNNNNNNNNNNNNNNNNNNNNNNNNNNNNNNNNNNNNNNNNNNNNNNNNNNNNNNNNNNNNNNNNNNNNNNNNNNNNNNNNNNNNNNNNNNNNNNNNNNNNNNNNNNNNNNNNNNNNNNNNNNNNNNNNNCGCCGCCCCGCCCACTCACCCGCTCCGCCCCGCCCGCTCACCTGTGTGCGCACTGCACCCCGTGGCTCCCAGCCGGGCAGGGCAGCTCGCAGCGCGCTCCGCGGAAGCCGGGCGGGCAGGTGCACTGGCCGGAGGCGGCGCTGCAGCGGCCCCGCACACACTCGCACTGCTGCCGGCACTCGGGACCCCACCAGCCGGGCCGGCAGACGCAGCGGCCCGAGTCCTGCTCGCACGGGGAGCCGTGGCAGGTGCAGCGGAAGCTGCAGCGGCGCCCCCACCAGCCCGGCTTGCACACGCAGGCGCCCGTGGCCTGCTCACAGCGCGCCGCCTCGGGGTTGCACTGGCACGGGCGGCGGCACGTGGGCGACCACCAGCCCGGCTGGCAGCGGCACACGCCGGTCGTGGGGTCGCAGCGCCCGTGGGGGCCGCAGGCGCACGGGAACTCGCAGCGGGCGCCCCAGCGGTCGGCCTGGCACTGGCACGCGCCCGTGGCTGGCTCACACTGGCCGTGCGGGTGGCAGGGGCAGCTCTCACGGCAGTCGGGGCCCCAGTACTGGCCCGGGCAGCCTGCAGAGGTGGGTACGGGAGGGGTCAGCGGGCTCAGGGCCGCACGCAGACCCTTACCCTGCGTCCCCTTAGGCAAGGAAAAGGGGCACGGGGCCCATCCTCCAAGAGCTGGGGACAGACCCTCGGAACATCCGGCAGCCTGTCCTGGGCAACAGTCACTTCCTGCTCCACTCTGACCTACAGAAAACCCTTAGCCATTAGTGGGAGGCTCAGCCTACCATTTCACATTCCAGAACACACTCAGAGATCCTGAGTGGGCAGTGGACTTGCCCAGAGTGCGGCACCGAGGTGGGTGGGCCTTCCTCCATGCCTGCTCCTCCCTGCTGAGGTGGATCCCTGCTGGGCTGGAGCAGAGAGGGCTCCCTCCCCATCTCAGTCCTGGATGCTGCCCGCCAGGGTGGCAGGATAAGCCACCTTTCCCCTAGTGA harbors:
- the SCARF1 gene encoding scavenger receptor class F member 1, translating into MAARPSGLVSSGKALRGSREGVGSCGGQKNLSPPTAPAAMGLGLLLPLLLLWTRGTQGSELDPNGQHVCVASSPSAELQCCAGWRQKDHECTIPICEGPDACQKDEVCVKPGLCRCKPGFFGAYCSSRCPGQYWGPDCRESCPCHPHGQCEPATGACQCQADRWGARCEFPCACGPHGRCDPTTGVCRCQPGWWSPTCRRPCQCNPEAARCEQATGACVCKPGWWGRRCSFRCTCHGSPCEQDSGRCVCRPGWWGPECRQQCECVRGRCSAASGQCTCPPGFRGARCELPCPAGSHGVQCAHR